One Megalops cyprinoides isolate fMegCyp1 chromosome 17, fMegCyp1.pri, whole genome shotgun sequence DNA window includes the following coding sequences:
- the LOC118792011 gene encoding reticulon-1-A-like isoform X2, producing MQASADSTKMESPWSGWKCQAMDLLYWRDVKQTGAVLGSLLLLLFSLTQFSVVSVVAYLALAALSATISFRVYKSVLQAVQKTDEGHPFKSYLESEICLSQEQMQNYAEKTQYYINSTLKELRKLFLVQDLVDSLKFAVLMWLLTYVGALFNGLTLLILAVVSMFSVPVVYEKYQTQIDQYLGLVRTHVSCVVAKIQEKVPGAKRKAE from the exons ATGCAGGCCAGTGCAGATTCCACCAAGATGGAGAGCCCCTGGAGCGGCTGGAAATGCCAGG cgATGGACCTGCTGTACTGGCGGGATGTGAAGCAGACGGGCGCGGTGCTGGGcagcctgctgctcctcctcttctccctcaccCAGTTCAGCGTGGTCAGCGTGGTGGCTTACCTCGCCCTCGCCGCCCTCTCTGCCACCATCAGCTTCAGAGTCTACAAGTCTGTGCTGCAGGCCGTGCAGAAGACTGACGAGGGACACCCCTTCAA GTCTTACCTGGAGTCTGAGATCTGCCTGTCCCAGGAACAGATGCAGAATTATGCTGAGAAGACCCAGTACTACATCAACAGCACCCTGAAAGAACTGCGCAAACTGTTCCTAGTACAGGACTTGGTGGACTCTCTAAAG TTTGCAGTGCTGATGTGGCTGTTGACATATGTGGGCGCACTCTTCAATGGCCTGACCCTGCTCATCCTGG CCGTAGTGTCCATGTTCTCAGTGCCTGTGGTCTATGAGAAATACCAG ACGCAGATTGATCAGTACCTGGGGTTGGTGAGGACTCATGTCAGCTGTGTGGTGGCCAA GATCCAGGAGAAGGTGCCTGGAGCCAAGCGGAAGGCGGAGTAG